The Pseudomonas graminis region ATCAAGCAGGTCGAGCTTGTCGAAGCCTTCGCCCTCCGCCTGCCCCAGCCAGAGGTAGGTCAATGGCCCGATGATTTCCGGCCGGATCGTTTGGCCCTGCGCGCGGGCTTCATCGACCTCATCGAACAGCGGCGCCCAATTCAGGTTAAAGCGTTGGTCCTGGGTGAACGTTGGCACTGCGTCCACCTCAACGCCATCACCCAGGGTTTCGAGGATCTGCTTGAAGCCCTTGGCCACGCCGATGTGAGGAAAGTGAGTGTTGTTGACCTGGCCCATGCTGACTGCTTCCTTCAAAAGATGGCGCCATTGTCGACACTTCTCCTTACATGAGACAAACTCATTAAATTCGTGTTGATCACAAAATTTACTCATGGAGCGCCGTCGGTGCTGGAAATTCGTCACCTGAAAACCCTGCACGCATTACGCGAAGCAGACAGCCTCGTCGACGCGGCCGACCGCCTGCACCTGACGCAGTCGGCGCTGTCCCACCAGTTCAAGGAACTGGAAGAACGCATGGGCATGCCGCTGTTCGTGCGCAAGACCAAACCGGTGAGGTTCACCAGCGCGGGCTTGCGCCTGTTGCAACTGGCCGACTCGGTGCTGCCGCAACTGCGTCACGCCGAGCGGGATATCTCCAGGCTCGCCGGCGGAGTCGCCGGACGCCTGCACATGGCGATCGAATGCCACAGTTGCTTTCAGTGGCTGATGCCGACGATCGATCAGTTCCGCGATGCGTGGCCGGAGGTGGAACTGGATCTGGCGTCGGGCTTCGCTTTCGCCCCCCTGCCCGCCCTGGCCCGCGGTGATCTGGATCTGGTGGTGACCTCCGACCCTCTGGAGCTGGCAGGCATTACCTATGTGCCGCTGTTCACCTACGAGGCCATGCTCGCGGTCGCCAATCAGCACCCGCTGGCGGCCAGGCCTTATGTGGTGCCGGAAGACCTGATCAATGAAACGCTGATCACCTACCCCGTCGAGCGCGACCGGCTGGACATTTTCACGCGTTTTCTCGAGCCGGCCGACATCGAACCGGCGCAGGTGCGCACGTCCGAGCTGACGGTGATGATGATGCAACTGGTGGCCAGCGGCCGCGGGGTATGTGGGATGCCGCACTGGGCGCTGCATGAATACAGCTCACGCGGGTACGTGAAGGGCAAGCGGCTGGGAGAAAAAGGATTGTTCGCCACGCTGTACGCGGCCATTCGTGCAGACATGCTGGACGCGCCCTACATGCGAGACTTCTTGCTGACGGCGAAGGACACGTCGTTTTCGACACTGGACGGGGTGAGTGCGGTGCGTTAACGCGTCACGCTGCTTACCCCATGCAATGCAGCCCCGCAAATCAGGCGTCTTGCAGGCGTCGGTACAGCGGCAGTATCGAATCCCGAGTCAGCGGCGCCAAGTGCAACTGGTCAATGTTCCCGCCGTCGACCCAGATGGCCTCTTCGATCTCGGCCGCCGGATTGACCGGGTCTTCAACCTGAACGCCATACAGCTGGCAGTTCACTTCGAAGCCCGGCTCGTTCGCCGCCACCGCTGAAAACTCACCCAGAAATCGCGCGTGGTCAGGCACGATGACCAGACCCAGTTCCTCGTTCAGCTCACGGGCCAGCGCATCGAGCGCCGACTCACCGGCGTCGATCTTGCCGCCGGGCTGCATGAACGCTTCGGTCCCGCGTTTGCGCACCAGCAGTGTCTTGCCATCAGCGCGAGTAAGGAGAGCGGCAGCGATGCGCAGCGTTTTCACCGTCACAGCACCACCTCGGTCTTCAGCGCGCGGGTTTCTTCAGCGCGTTCCAGCGCCAGTGTGATCAACCGGTCTATCAGCTCGGCGTAGCTCAAGCCGGTGGCCTGCCAAAGTTTGGGGTACATGCTGATGGAGGTGAAACCGGGGAGCGTGTTGACCTCGTTGATGATGATTTCCCGCGCCTCGGTGACGAAGAAATCCACCCGCGCCAGACCGGCGCAGCCCAGCACGCGATAGGCCTGCAGCGCCACTTCACGCACGGCCTCGCTCATATCCTCGGACATTTGGGCAGGGATGGCGATGCGGGCCTGACCGTCGTTCAGGTACTTGGTGTCGTAGGCGTAAAAATCGTCATTGGCGACGACCTCACCGCACACGCTGACCTTCGGTTCGTGGTTGCCCAGCACGGCGCATTCCACTTCACGACCGACGATGCCCTGCTCGATCAGCACCTTGTTGTCGTAGTCGAAGGCCATTTTCAGCGCAGCGGCGTAACCGGCTTCGTCAGTGACTTTGCTCACGCCGACCGACGATCCCTGGCACGCCGGCTTGACGAAAAGCGGCAGGCCCAGCTGCGCAGAGACGCTGACAAAATCCACCGTCTCGCCACGTTGAAGGACCACGAAGGGCGCGACCGAAATACCCGCATCGCGCAGCAGCCGTTTGGTCACGTCCTTGTCCATGCACGCCGCAGAGCTCAGCACATCCGGGCCCACGAACGGAATGTCCAGCAAACGTAACATGCCTTGCAGGCAGCCGTCCTCCCCGAAACTGCCGTGTATCAGCGGGAACACCACATCGATGCGCGGCAGCTCTGCGCCGGTCTGCACTTCTACGAACTGCGGCCCGCTGGCGCCCGGCATCAGCGAAAGCAGGCGGCCGGATTCACTGAGTTTGATGTGCGCCGGATCGGTGGGATTCTGCAGATAATCCTGCTCGTCGAAGCGCAGCCAGTGGCCCTGCTTGTCGACACCGATCAGGGTGATGGAGAAGTTGTTGCGATCAATCGCGTTGATCACGTTGCGCGCCGATTGCAACGACACTTCATGCTCGGAGGATTGCCCACCGAAAACGATGGCGACTGACTTTTTCAAAGGGGGATGCTCCTGAATTTCAGGTCGCAGAGCTAAAAGCAATTTCGCCCGATAGTCCAGTGCCAAGGTGGGGGGCGGGACCGAATGCAGGAAAAACGGGCAAAAAAAATCCCGCGCCCGGGTGCTCGACTGGCGATGCCCGGAGCGCGGGAGGTGCTGCTGTCATTCTTCCTTCTTGGCGCCGGAGCCAAAGGTGGCGAAACGCTTGTTAAAGCCGGCGATACGGCCTTCGGTGGTGGTTTTGCGCTGTTGACCGGTGTACATGGGATGCGACGCGCTGGACACGTCGAGGGCAACGTAAGGGTAGGAGTTGCCATCGGTGTGAGTGTGCGTACGGTCGGTATCAACCGTGGAGCCGATCAGGAAAAACACATCGGCAGCGGTGTCGTGGAACAGGACCTGACGGTAGTCGGGATGGATGTCGGCTTTCATCGTCTTTCTCCAGAATGTAAGCAATCATGTAATACGTTATACAGTATCAATTCGACATAGTTCAACCGGAACCCATTTTGTAACGGTTACAACTTTCGCCTTTTCCGACGCCTCCCCTGCCGCTAACGTTCGCGCCCTGACGACCCAGCCCGGTCCTCAACGGGAACGGAATGAACAACAACACCAGGAGGTAGTGCCATGCACTTGATCGATCGTTACGAAATGAGCGTCCCCGCACACATGAAGCTGATCGACGCCCGCAGCGCGTTGAATCATCTGCAGCGTCTGGTCCAGGCGACCGACGGCAAGCCTGAATCCAAGGAGCTCGTCAGCCTGATCGAAACGATCGTGGAGGCTTTTCATGAAGCCGCTGACGACGTCATGCCCGTCAACGACCACGACGTGTTCATGCGCCAGGCGTGCGAGTGGAACTACATCGGGCTGTCCCCCAAAGAGCGCGAAGTGCTTCACGAGATCCGTTGCTGCAATGACGACGGCAAGGAAGACATCTATCGAATGATCAGCGAGACACTGGACCGCAAGCCGATGCTGATGCCGGAAGCTCTGTAATCTGCGGTACGCGAACGAGTGGCTAGCTCACAACCCGGACCGACACTCAGCGAATCGAAATCTACGACGCCGAGAATGAGGCACACACCGTCGACCTGCCCACCAGCGCACTTCTACTGCCGGTTGATATTCTCGGCGAACTGGCCTTGGGCAACTCCGTCAAGGTTGTCCCGGGCCATGCCGGACTGACGCCCCAGGAAGCCGTTGATCTGCTAAATTTGTCCAGACCGCAGCTAGTCAAGTTGCTTGAACAAGGCGCTCTTCCTCACTTCAAAACGGGTCGCCACCGCAGGGTGTTGTTTTCTGACCTGATGGCGTTGAAAAGCAAACGCGACGACGCCAGCCGAAAAGCGATGAATGATTTGTCTGGGCTTTCAGAAGAACTGTAGCGAGACATTCTGCAACATCCACCCTTTGCTTTTACCCCGCAAACCCGCCACCCTGCGCGCCGCCGATCAGACCCTGCTGACGGCAAGGAACCACGGCCCCACTGGCCCCTCTTCTATAAACACCTTTGCAAGGCCCACCGTCATGACGAACGGACGCGACCATCGCATCGACTTCTTTCGGGGTCTGGCGCTGATTTTCATTTTTTGGGATCACGTGCCCGCCAACCCGTTCGCGCAACTGACGCTGCGCAATTTTGGTTTCAGCGACGCCGCCGAGGTGTTCGTGTTTCTCGCAGGCTATGCCGCAGTCCTCGCTTACGGCCGTGTGGCGCAGCGTGACGGTTATGTCGTGGCGTGCCTGCGTATCCTGCGGCGCACATGGGTGTTGTACGTCGCGCACATCTTTTTGCTGACGCTGCTGATGGGCATCGTTTTCGTCGCCAACAACCACGTCGAAACCCGCGACATGGTGCGGGAGATGGGGCTGGAGTATTTCGTCGGCAACCCGCAGCAGGCGCTGGCCGATGAATTGTTGCTGAGGTTCAAGCCCAACCTCACCGACCCACTGCCGCTGTACATCCTGCTGATGGGTGCTCTTCCGATCATTCTGCCAATCATGCTGCGCAACGCGGCGCTGGCGATCGGCCTGTCGATTGCGCTGTACATGATGGTGCCGCTGCTCGGCTGGAACCTGCGCGCCTACGAAGGTGGCGGTTACTGGTATTTCAATCCGGTCGCCTGGCAGTTGATCTTCGTGCTTGGCGGGGCTTTCGCCTTGCATACCCAACGTGCGCCGATCGCAAAGAACCCTATTCGCCCGCTTTGGCAGCAGACGATGTTTCTCATAGCGGCGGCGTATCTGCTGACGGCCGGCGTCATCACCGCGCTGTGGAAATTTCCCGACGTGCATGACGCGCTTCTGCCTTCAGCGTTGACTCAACTGATCTATCCGATCAGCAAGACCGATC contains the following coding sequences:
- the metR gene encoding transcriptional regulator MetR; translated protein: MLEIRHLKTLHALREADSLVDAADRLHLTQSALSHQFKELEERMGMPLFVRKTKPVRFTSAGLRLLQLADSVLPQLRHAERDISRLAGGVAGRLHMAIECHSCFQWLMPTIDQFRDAWPEVELDLASGFAFAPLPALARGDLDLVVTSDPLELAGITYVPLFTYEAMLAVANQHPLAARPYVVPEDLINETLITYPVERDRLDIFTRFLEPADIEPAQVRTSELTVMMMQLVASGRGVCGMPHWALHEYSSRGYVKGKRLGEKGLFATLYAAIRADMLDAPYMRDFLLTAKDTSFSTLDGVSAVR
- a CDS encoding NUDIX hydrolase — translated: MKTLRIAAALLTRADGKTLLVRKRGTEAFMQPGGKIDAGESALDALARELNEELGLVIVPDHARFLGEFSAVAANEPGFEVNCQLYGVQVEDPVNPAAEIEEAIWVDGGNIDQLHLAPLTRDSILPLYRRLQDA
- the ddlA gene encoding D-alanine--D-alanine ligase, whose product is MKKSVAIVFGGQSSEHEVSLQSARNVINAIDRNNFSITLIGVDKQGHWLRFDEQDYLQNPTDPAHIKLSESGRLLSLMPGASGPQFVEVQTGAELPRIDVVFPLIHGSFGEDGCLQGMLRLLDIPFVGPDVLSSAACMDKDVTKRLLRDAGISVAPFVVLQRGETVDFVSVSAQLGLPLFVKPACQGSSVGVSKVTDEAGYAAALKMAFDYDNKVLIEQGIVGREVECAVLGNHEPKVSVCGEVVANDDFYAYDTKYLNDGQARIAIPAQMSEDMSEAVREVALQAYRVLGCAGLARVDFFVTEAREIIINEVNTLPGFTSISMYPKLWQATGLSYAELIDRLITLALERAEETRALKTEVVL
- a CDS encoding type B 50S ribosomal protein L31; protein product: MKADIHPDYRQVLFHDTAADVFFLIGSTVDTDRTHTHTDGNSYPYVALDVSSASHPMYTGQQRKTTTEGRIAGFNKRFATFGSGAKKEE
- a CDS encoding OpgC domain-containing protein, with the translated sequence MTNGRDHRIDFFRGLALIFIFWDHVPANPFAQLTLRNFGFSDAAEVFVFLAGYAAVLAYGRVAQRDGYVVACLRILRRTWVLYVAHIFLLTLLMGIVFVANNHVETRDMVREMGLEYFVGNPQQALADELLLRFKPNLTDPLPLYILLMGALPIILPIMLRNAALAIGLSIALYMMVPLLGWNLRAYEGGGYWYFNPVAWQLIFVLGGAFALHTQRAPIAKNPIRPLWQQTMFLIAAAYLLTAGVITALWKFPDVHDALLPSALTQLIYPISKTDLSPVRLLHFLALVYVVAKVLPTSVTWLDNWPVQQTCRMGRYSLEIFCLGVLLAPLADMANALADDAWQMRVITALLGLGLMLLLSNWLELNKRLGSPKATRVVKV